One genomic window of Aquisalimonas sp. 2447 includes the following:
- the parC gene encoding DNA topoisomerase IV subunit A: protein MTEIEGSNHEFESRPLHEFTEKAYLDYSMYVILDRALPNIGDGLKPVQRRIVYAMSELGLSALAKYKKSARTVGDVLGKYHPHGDAACYEAMVLMAQPFSYRYPLVDGQGNWGSPDDPKSFAAMRYTESRLAKYSEVLLAELGQGTVDWVPNFDGTMDEPSLLPARLPNVLLNGGTGIAVGMATDIPPHNLREVASACIRLLDEPEASLEQLCEHVQGPDFPTEAEIITPREDIRKIYETGHGSVRARARYRVEEGDIVIDALPFQVSGSKVLEQIAAQMHAKKLPMVEDLRDESDHENPTRLVVVPRSNRVDTDEVMKHLFATTDLEKNYRVNINVIGLDGRPQVKDLRGLLLEWLQFRTETVRRRLQWRLDKVEARLHILEGLLTAYLNIDEVIAIIREEDTPKPVLMERFGLSDRQAEAILELRLRHLAKLEEMKIRGEQDELEAERKQLQATLGSEAKLRRKVGEELSADAETYGDDRRSPLVARSAARPLDEAALVPSEPVTIVLSEKGWVRAAKGHDIDPATLNYKAGDGYLSHARGRSNRQALFLDSTGRAYALPAHSLPSARSQGEPLTGRLSLPAGARFEHVVAGDDEDRLILASDAGYGFVTTVADLYAKNRAGKAVITLPQGSALLPPALIRDADSDAIAALSTAGRLLVFPVTELPQLAKGKGNKIIGIPADRLKSGEERLQSLVAVPARASLALTAGKRTLTLKPGDLENFRAARGRRGSSLPRGFQRVSAMEVVSNEDS from the coding sequence ATGACCGAAATCGAAGGCAGCAACCACGAGTTCGAATCCCGGCCCCTGCACGAGTTCACGGAGAAGGCGTACCTGGACTACTCCATGTACGTCATCCTCGACCGCGCCCTGCCGAACATCGGCGATGGCCTCAAGCCGGTGCAGCGGCGCATCGTCTACGCCATGTCCGAGCTGGGCCTGTCGGCCCTGGCGAAGTACAAGAAGTCCGCCCGCACGGTGGGTGACGTGCTGGGCAAGTACCACCCACACGGCGATGCCGCCTGTTACGAGGCCATGGTGCTCATGGCCCAGCCCTTCTCCTACCGCTATCCGCTGGTGGACGGCCAGGGCAACTGGGGCTCACCGGACGATCCCAAGTCCTTCGCCGCCATGCGCTACACGGAATCCCGGCTGGCCAAGTACTCCGAGGTGCTGCTCGCGGAGCTGGGGCAGGGCACCGTGGACTGGGTGCCCAACTTCGACGGTACCATGGACGAGCCGTCGCTGCTGCCGGCACGCCTCCCCAACGTGCTGCTCAACGGCGGCACCGGCATTGCCGTGGGCATGGCCACGGACATCCCCCCGCACAACCTGCGCGAAGTGGCCAGTGCCTGTATCCGCCTGCTGGACGAGCCCGAGGCCTCCCTGGAGCAGCTCTGCGAACACGTCCAGGGTCCGGATTTTCCCACCGAGGCGGAGATCATCACGCCCCGGGAGGACATCCGCAAGATCTATGAAACCGGCCACGGCAGCGTGCGCGCCCGCGCGCGCTACCGGGTGGAAGAGGGCGATATCGTCATCGATGCGCTGCCCTTCCAGGTCTCCGGCAGCAAGGTGCTGGAACAGATCGCCGCGCAGATGCACGCCAAGAAGCTGCCCATGGTGGAGGACCTGCGCGACGAGTCCGACCACGAAAACCCGACCCGCCTGGTGGTGGTGCCGCGCTCAAACCGCGTGGACACCGACGAGGTGATGAAGCACCTGTTTGCCACCACGGACCTGGAGAAGAACTACCGGGTCAATATCAACGTCATCGGGCTGGACGGCCGCCCCCAGGTCAAGGACCTCCGCGGGTTGCTGCTGGAGTGGCTGCAGTTCCGCACCGAGACCGTGCGGCGGCGCCTGCAGTGGCGGCTGGACAAGGTGGAGGCGCGGCTGCACATCCTGGAAGGATTGCTCACCGCCTATCTGAACATCGACGAAGTGATTGCCATCATCCGCGAGGAGGACACGCCCAAGCCGGTCCTCATGGAGCGCTTCGGCCTCAGTGACCGGCAGGCGGAGGCCATCCTCGAGTTGCGCCTGCGCCATCTGGCAAAGCTCGAAGAGATGAAGATCCGCGGGGAGCAGGACGAACTGGAGGCGGAGCGCAAGCAATTGCAGGCGACCCTCGGTTCGGAAGCGAAACTGCGGCGGAAGGTGGGCGAGGAGCTGAGTGCCGACGCCGAGACCTACGGCGATGACCGCCGCTCGCCGCTGGTCGCCCGCAGCGCCGCCCGTCCGTTGGACGAGGCCGCCCTGGTGCCCAGCGAACCGGTGACCATCGTGCTCTCGGAGAAGGGCTGGGTGCGTGCCGCCAAGGGCCACGACATCGACCCGGCCACCCTGAACTACAAGGCCGGCGACGGTTACCTGTCCCACGCCCGCGGGCGCAGCAACCGCCAGGCGCTGTTTCTGGACTCCACCGGCCGCGCCTATGCGTTGCCGGCCCACAGCCTGCCCTCGGCCCGCAGCCAGGGGGAGCCGCTCACTGGTCGCCTGTCGCTGCCCGCGGGAGCCCGTTTCGAACACGTGGTGGCCGGTGACGATGAGGATCGGCTGATTCTCGCCTCGGACGCCGGCTACGGGTTCGTCACCACCGTGGCTGACCTCTATGCCAAGAACCGTGCCGGCAAGGCGGTAATCACGCTGCCCCAGGGCAGTGCCCTGTTGCCGCCCGCCCTGATCCGCGATGCGGACAGCGATGCTATCGCTGCGCTGTCCACGGCCGGTCGCCTGCTGGTGTTCCCGGTGACGGAGCTGCCGCAGCTGGCAAAGGGCAAGGGCAACAAGATCATCGGCATCCCTGCCGACCGGCTGAAATCAGGCGAGGAACGTCTGCAGTCGCTGGTCGCCGTGCCCGCCCGAGCCAGTCTGGCACTCACCGCAGGCAAGCGCACACTGACGTTGAAGCCCGGGGATCTGGAGAACTTCCGGGCCGCCCGCGGGCGCCGCGGTTCGTCCTTGCCGCGTGGATTCCAGCGCGTCAGCGCCATGGAGGTAGTGAGTAACGAGGACTCTTGA
- the htpX gene encoding protease HtpX, whose product MKRVSLFLMTNLGILLLLGIMLNVFIEPMMAREGMHMNTTFILILAAVLGMGGSFISLAMSKMMAKRMTGMRVIDKPANPTEQWLVDTVRRHAQQAGIGMPEVGVYEAPEINAFATGMKRDDALVAVSSGLLRQMSSDEAEAVIGHEVAHIQNGDMVTLALIQGVLNTFVIVLSRVVGMFVDKVIFKNQRGYGPGFWITTIIAQVVLGIIASMIVQWFSRQREYRADLGGANFAGREKMIAALEKLKKNVEPSTLPEQVEAFGISGRMGSGFRRLMMSHPPLEDRIAALRERRYG is encoded by the coding sequence ATGAAGCGCGTCTCACTGTTTCTGATGACCAACCTGGGCATTCTGCTGCTGCTCGGGATCATGCTGAACGTCTTCATCGAGCCGATGATGGCCCGGGAAGGCATGCACATGAACACCACCTTCATCCTGATCCTGGCCGCCGTGCTGGGCATGGGCGGGTCGTTCATTTCCCTGGCCATGTCCAAAATGATGGCCAAGCGCATGACTGGCATGCGGGTCATCGACAAGCCGGCCAATCCCACCGAGCAGTGGCTGGTGGATACGGTGCGCCGGCATGCGCAGCAGGCGGGCATCGGCATGCCGGAGGTGGGCGTTTACGAAGCCCCGGAGATCAACGCCTTCGCCACCGGCATGAAACGGGACGACGCGCTTGTGGCCGTGAGCTCCGGACTGCTGCGGCAGATGAGCTCCGATGAGGCCGAAGCGGTGATTGGCCACGAGGTGGCCCACATCCAGAATGGCGACATGGTGACGCTGGCGCTGATCCAGGGCGTGCTGAACACCTTCGTGATCGTGCTCTCGCGGGTGGTGGGCATGTTCGTGGACAAGGTGATCTTCAAGAACCAGCGTGGCTACGGCCCCGGCTTCTGGATTACCACCATCATTGCGCAGGTGGTGCTGGGGATCATCGCCAGCATGATCGTTCAGTGGTTCTCCCGGCAGCGCGAGTATCGTGCCGATCTGGGTGGCGCCAACTTTGCGGGGCGGGAGAAGATGATTGCGGCGCTGGAAAAGCTGAAGAAGAACGTGGAGCCGTCCACGCTCCCGGAGCAGGTGGAAGCGTTCGGCATCTCCGGGCGCATGGGCTCCGGCTTCAGGCGCCTGATGATGAGCCACCCACCACTCGAGGATCGTATCGCCGCGCTGCGCGAGCGCCGGTACGGTTGA